A window of Nocardiopsis sp. Huas11 genomic DNA:
CCGGGCCAGGGCGTCCCCGGCCGCGGCGACGCCGGGGCACTGGTCCTCGACGTCGCGATCGACGTCCCCGCCGGCCCCCTCTCGGCCGCCCAACGCGCGGCACTGGAGCACCTCGGCGCCGCACTGCCCGCACCCCGGAAGGAACCACGCCGATGACCGACGCCCGCCCCCGACCGGACCAGGGCCTCTACACCATCTCCGTGGCCGCCGGACTCGCCGGCGTCTCCGTGCAGTCCCTGCGCCTGTACGAGCAGCGCGGCCTGCTCGCCCCCGCGCGCACCAAGGGCGGGACCCGGCTGTACAGCGACAACGACATCGCGCGGCTGCGGCGGATCAGCGACCTCATCGGCCAGGGCGTCAACCTCACCGGCATCGAGCAGATCCTCGACCTGCAGGACGAGAACAGCCGGCTGCGCCGCACGGACGCCGCCGGAGACTGACGCGCCGCCGCTCCCCCGGGAGAGACCGGTCACCGGCCGGTCCCCCCGGCGGGACGCGCCCCCGAGCGCGTGGGGGCGACAGGCCCGCCCCCGCCGGGCCTGTCGTCCCCGTGCGCGCCGACCCCAGACAACCCATAGAAGTTCCTATGCCGGATCGTGGCACGCCTATTGGTCATGCGATGCCATGGGCCCTACCTTCGAGAACGTCGACGACCTGACGGAGCGTACAGAGAACGTCAGGACGTGTGAACCATCCGGCCGCGAGGCCGACCATGACACCAGAAGGACGCACCATGGCCAAGATCCTGTTCGTCATGACCGCCGCCGACCACTGGACGCTGGCCGACGGCACCCAGCACCCGACCGGCTTCTGGGCCGAGGAGGCCGTCGCCCCCTACCGCAAGCTCACCGCCGCCGGACACCAGATCACCGTGGCCACCCCTGGCGGGGTGGTACCGCCCGTGGACCAGGGCAGCCTCTCCCCCGACGCCAACGGCGGGGAGGAGGGCGCCAAGGAGGTCGCCGCCGCGCTGGAGTCGATGGACGAGCTCCGCAGCCCCATCCGCCTGGAGGACGTCGACCTGGCCGACTACGCGGCCGTCTTCTACCCCGGCGGCCACGGCCCGATGGAGGACCTCGCCGTCAGCGCCGAGTCCGGCGCCCTGCTCACCGCCGCCCTGGCCTCCGGCAAGCCGCTGGGCGTGGTCTGCCACGCACCGGCCGCCCTGCTGGCCGCCGACGACGGGGACGGCGCGTCACCGTTCGCGGGCTACCGGGTGACGGGCTTCACCAACGCCGAGGAGACCCAGGCGGGGCTGGCCGACGGAGCGAAGTGGCTGCTCCAGGACCGCCTCGTCGGCATCGGCACCGACTTCGTCGAGGGCGAGCCCTGGGCGCCCCACGTCGTCGTCGACCGCAACCTCGTCACCGGCCAGAACCCGGCCTCGTCCGCCCCGCTGGCCGACGAGCTCCTGCGGCTGCTGGGCTGACCATGGCCTCCGACCGGCTCACCGACGTGCTGGACGCCGCCTACGAGTGCCTGGCGCGGTACGGAACACGCCGCACGACCATGGACGACATCGCCTCGTCCATGGGGGTGTCCCGGTCGGCGGTCTACCAGTACGTCCGCAACAAGGACGAGGCCTTCCGGCTCCTGGCCGAGCGCCTGCACGCGCGGGCGCTCGACCGGGCCGGCCGCGCGGCCGCCGCCGACCTGCCGCCCGCGCGCCGGATCGAGGGGATCGCCGCCGCCAAGTTCGCCCTGGAGCGGCCCCTGTCCGAGCACTCTCCGCACACCGCGGAGCTCGTCGACGAGCGCGCCCGGCTGTTCGGCGGCATCTGCCAGGCGTTCACGGCCGACCTGCGCGCCCTGTTCAGCGGCGTGTTCGCCGAGGCCGGGACCAGGTCGGGCCTGGGCCCCGGCGAGGCCGCCGAGATCTGCCTCGCCCTGGTCAAGGGCCTGGAGTCGGCCCCCGGAGGCGAGGACCTGCTGCGCCCGGCCGTCCGGGTGCTCGCCGAGGGCCTGCTCGCACCGGCCGGAGCCCGCACCTGATCCGACTCCGGCACGGCCCATCGACCGCGCCGTTCCCGCAACACCCACCACACGGAGGTCCACCATGCCCGTCACCAGCCGCGAATGGCAGCTGGCCGCCCGCCCCGTCGGCGAGCCCCGCGACAGCGACGTCGCGTTCACCGAGTCCACGGTGCCCGACCCCGGTCCGGGGCAGGTCCTGGTCCGCAACGACTGGCTGTCGGTCGACCCGTACATGCGCGGGCGGATGAACGAGGGGGAGTCCTACATCCCGCCGTTCGAGCTCGGCGAGCCGATGACCGGCAGCGCGGTGGGCACCGTCGTCGCCTCCGAGTCCGACGCCGTGCCCGTCGGCACGACCGTCAGCCACTTCCGGGGCTGGCGCGAGTACGCCCTGCTCGACGCCGAGGGCCTCCAGGTCGTGGACACGGACCTGGCCCCGGCCCAGGCCTACCTGGGCGTCCTGGGCACCACGGGCCTGACCGCCTACGCCACGCTGGTGGAGGTCTCCCCCGTCCGGGAGGGCGACGTCGTGTTCGTGTCCGGGGCGGCCGGCGCGGTGGGCTCGGTGGCGGGGCAGATCGCCCGCCACCTCGGCGCGGCCAAGGTCATCGGCTCGGCCGGCGGCCCGGAGAAGGCGCGTCGGCTCGTCGACGACTTCGGGTTCGACGCCGCGATCGACTACCGCGAGGGCGACCTGCCCGGGCAGCTCGCCAAGGCCGCGCCCGAGGGCATCGACGTCTATCTCGACAACGTCGGCGGCGACCACCTGGAGGCGGTGCTGGGCGTGATGAACCTGCGCGGCCGCGTGGGCATGGTCGGGGCGATCTCGGCCTACAACGCCACCGAGCCGCCGCCCGGGCCGCGCACGCTGCCGCTGGCCATCGGCAAGCGCATCACCCTGCGCGGCATGAACGTGGGCGACCACTACCACCTGGTGCCCGAGTACGTCGGGCGGGCCGCGACCTGGCTGGCCGAGGGCTCCCTGCGCACCGAGGAGACCGTCGTCGACGGCATCGAGAACGCCTTCGAGGCCTTCACCTCGATGATGCGCGGCGCCAACACCGGCAAGATGCTGGTCCGCCTCACGTGAGTGCGGGGCCTCCTCCGGCGGCGCCCCGGCGCAGACCGCGCTCCAGCGCGTCGGTGACGGCGTGCGCCGCCGGCGAGGTCCACCGCGCGCGGTGGCGCGCGACCAGCACCGCGACGTCGGGCGCCCCGGGCCCGTCGAGGACGGTCAGGCGGCCGGCGGCCAGGGCCCGGTCGACGCCGACCCACGGCAGCAGGGCGAGTCCGAGCCCGGCCGCCACGCACGTGCGGGCCGCCTCGGCGCTGCCGAACCGGGTGGTGCGGGGCCGCGGACCCGGTACCGCGGACAGCTCGCGCGCGAGGGCGTCGCTGTAGGAGCAGCCCTCCTCCAGCAGGAAGACGTCGGTCGCGGCGAGCTCGGCCGGCGTCACCGGCCGGTCGAGAACGGCCAGCGGGTGTCCGGGAGCGGCCACCAGGACCAGGCGCAGCCGGGCCACGGCCTGGGCGGCCACGTCGGTCGCGTCCACCTCCTCCTCCAGGAGCAGTGCCACGTCCACGCGCCCGGCGCGCAGCCCCTCCACGGCCTCGGCCGTGCCCGCCGCGTGGATCTGGACGTCGATGCCCGGTTCGTCGGCCCGCAGCTCGGCGACCACCCGGGGCAGGAGCGAGGAGCACAGGGTCTCCCCCGCGGCGATGACGACCCGTCCGCTGGGCGGCGACCCGTCGCCGACGACCGCGCGCAGCCGGGCCTCCGCGTCCAGCACGTCTTGGGCGCGGGCCAGGAGCCGCTGCCCGTGCGAGGTCAGGCGGGCGCCGCGCGGCAATCGGTCGAAGAGCCGGGTGCCCAGCTCCTTCTCCAGGTCGCGGATGTGGACGGTGACCGTGGACTGGGCCAGGTGCAGCTCCTCGGCCGCGGTGGTGAAGTTCGCGGTGCGGGCCAGTGTGGCGAAGGTGCGCAGCAACCGGGTGTCCATGCCGCCACCCTAGTGTTCTGAGTCGTTAATTCGATGAATAATTGGTTACGATGGTCTCATGGCGCAACGCGGCAGGAAGAAAAGGCTCCTGGTAGTCAGGGACGAGGACCGGCGCACGCTGGAACAGATCGCACGGCGGCCCACGTCAGCGCAGGTCATGGCGCAGCGCGCACGGATCATCCTGCGCTGCGCCGAGGGCGGCACCGATGCCGAGGTCGCCCGGGTGCTGGGGGTCTGGCCGCAGACGGTGGGCAAGTGGCGCAACCGCTATATCGACGGCGGGCTGGAGGCGCTCTCCGACAAGGACCGCCCCGGCCAGCCCCGCAAGATCACCGACGCCCACGTCGAGGAGGTCATCCGCCAGACCCTGGAACAGCCCTCGCCCGACGGCGGTACACACTGGTCGACCCGGTCGATGGCCGAGCGGACCGGGCTGAACCAGACCGCCGTCTCGCGGATCTGGCGAGCGTTCGGGCTCAAACCCCACCTGGTCGACGAGTGGAAGCTGTCCAACGACCCGTTCTTCATCGAGAAGGTCCGCGACGTCACCGGCCTCTACCTCAACCCGCCGGACGCGGCACTGGTGCTGTGCGTGGACGAGAAGTCCCAGATCCAAGCGCTCAACCGGTCGGCCCCGGTGCTGCCGATGATGCCCGCCGTGCCCGAGCGCCAGACCCACGACTACATCCGGCACGGTACGACCACCCTGTTCGCGGCCCTGGACGCGGCCTCGGGCAAGCTGATCTCGGCTCACCACCGCAGGCACCGCTCCGTCGAGTTCCGCAAGTTCCTCAACCAGATCGACCGCGAAACGCCCCCTGGGCTGGATGTCCACCTCATCGTGGACAACTACGGCACGCACAAGGCGCCGATCGTCAAGGACTGGCTGCTGGCCCATCCCCGCTTCCACCTGCACTTCATCCCGACCTACTCCAGTTGGCTGAACCTGGTGGAGCGGTTCTTCGCCGAGATCACCCGCAGGATGATCCGGCGGGGGTCCTACACCTCGGTCAGCGATCTGGAGCACGCACTCCAGGGGTGGATCGATACCTGGAACGAGAACCCCCGGCCGTTCGTGTGGACCAAGACGGCCGAGGAGATCTTCGAAACCATCGCCGCGTATCTTCATCGAATTAACGACTCAGAACACTAGGGCTAGGCCTTGGCCCTGGGCCGGGTCAACCGGTCCAGGGCGAGGGCGACCAGTCCGCTCAGCGCGCCGACGACCGTCCCGGTGACCAGGCTGCTGACGACCGCGAACCCCCGGATGACGACGGCCTCGGCCAGGGGCGGCAGGTCCGCCAGGTTGCCGCCCAGCGAGGGCGCGTCCTCGCCCCAGGAGAGGTTCCACAGGAGCTGGTGGCCCAGTGCCAGGAAGACCCCGTAGACGATGCCCACCACCAGCAGGGTGAGGAAGGCGTTGGGCACCCGGCGCAGGACCGCGACGGCCACCCACACCAGGGGCGGCACGAACACGAACAGCATGTTGACCAGGGTGCCCTCCTGGATCACGTCCAGGTCGTGCAGGATCACCCTCGGGACCGCGAGCAGGGCGAGCCCCACGATGACGGGCAGGGACAGGCCGAGCGCGCGTGGGTTCTTGTCGTTCATGGTTCCACGGTAGGAAGGGGCGCCCCGGTCGCGCGTCGGCCCGCGCGCTCCCCCGACTACGTCCGTGGTCGCATCCGGTGACGCCGCGGGGCGTAGGGGCACCGACTCAGTGACCGAGCGCCAGGCGCACGCCCAGGCTCAACATGACGGCGGCGATGAACGCGTCCAGGATCCGCCAGGCGCGGGGACGGGCGAACAGGGGGCGCAGCAGCCGCGCGCCGAAGCCCAGGGCGAAGAACCACAGGAAGCTCGCCGTGACGGCGCCGCGCACCCACCACCACCGCGCGTCGCCGTCCTGCTGGTTGGCCACGGAGCCGAGGAAGACCACCGTGTCCAGGTACACGTGGGGGTTGAGCCAGGTCAGGGCGACCGCGGTGACGACGGCCGCCCGGGTGCCGATCCCCTGGGCGCCGCCGTCGACGGTCATGCTCCCCGGCCGCAGCGCGCGCCGCGCGGCGAACAGGCCGTAGACGATGAGGAAACCGGCGCCCAGGAAGCGGACCACGGTCACGGCGGCCGGCGCGGCCTCGATCACCGCCCCCACGCCCAGCACGCCGGCCCCGATCAGCACCGCGTCGGACAGGGCGCAGATCAGCACCACCGCCAGGACGGTGCGCGGGCGGCCGTCGATGC
This region includes:
- a CDS encoding MerR family transcriptional regulator translates to MTDARPRPDQGLYTISVAAGLAGVSVQSLRLYEQRGLLAPARTKGGTRLYSDNDIARLRRISDLIGQGVNLTGIEQILDLQDENSRLRRTDAAGD
- a CDS encoding type 1 glutamine amidotransferase domain-containing protein; the encoded protein is MAKILFVMTAADHWTLADGTQHPTGFWAEEAVAPYRKLTAAGHQITVATPGGVVPPVDQGSLSPDANGGEEGAKEVAAALESMDELRSPIRLEDVDLADYAAVFYPGGHGPMEDLAVSAESGALLTAALASGKPLGVVCHAPAALLAADDGDGASPFAGYRVTGFTNAEETQAGLADGAKWLLQDRLVGIGTDFVEGEPWAPHVVVDRNLVTGQNPASSAPLADELLRLLG
- a CDS encoding TetR/AcrR family transcriptional regulator — translated: MASDRLTDVLDAAYECLARYGTRRTTMDDIASSMGVSRSAVYQYVRNKDEAFRLLAERLHARALDRAGRAAAADLPPARRIEGIAAAKFALERPLSEHSPHTAELVDERARLFGGICQAFTADLRALFSGVFAEAGTRSGLGPGEAAEICLALVKGLESAPGGEDLLRPAVRVLAEGLLAPAGART
- a CDS encoding NADP-dependent oxidoreductase, whose protein sequence is MPVTSREWQLAARPVGEPRDSDVAFTESTVPDPGPGQVLVRNDWLSVDPYMRGRMNEGESYIPPFELGEPMTGSAVGTVVASESDAVPVGTTVSHFRGWREYALLDAEGLQVVDTDLAPAQAYLGVLGTTGLTAYATLVEVSPVREGDVVFVSGAAGAVGSVAGQIARHLGAAKVIGSAGGPEKARRLVDDFGFDAAIDYREGDLPGQLAKAAPEGIDVYLDNVGGDHLEAVLGVMNLRGRVGMVGAISAYNATEPPPGPRTLPLAIGKRITLRGMNVGDHYHLVPEYVGRAATWLAEGSLRTEETVVDGIENAFEAFTSMMRGANTGKMLVRLT
- a CDS encoding LysR family transcriptional regulator — encoded protein: MDTRLLRTFATLARTANFTTAAEELHLAQSTVTVHIRDLEKELGTRLFDRLPRGARLTSHGQRLLARAQDVLDAEARLRAVVGDGSPPSGRVVIAAGETLCSSLLPRVVAELRADEPGIDVQIHAAGTAEAVEGLRAGRVDVALLLEEEVDATDVAAQAVARLRLVLVAAPGHPLAVLDRPVTPAELAATDVFLLEEGCSYSDALARELSAVPGPRPRTTRFGSAEAARTCVAAGLGLALLPWVGVDRALAAGRLTVLDGPGAPDVAVLVARHRARWTSPAAHAVTDALERGLRRGAAGGGPALT
- a CDS encoding IS630 family transposase; its protein translation is MAQRGRKKRLLVVRDEDRRTLEQIARRPTSAQVMAQRARIILRCAEGGTDAEVARVLGVWPQTVGKWRNRYIDGGLEALSDKDRPGQPRKITDAHVEEVIRQTLEQPSPDGGTHWSTRSMAERTGLNQTAVSRIWRAFGLKPHLVDEWKLSNDPFFIEKVRDVTGLYLNPPDAALVLCVDEKSQIQALNRSAPVLPMMPAVPERQTHDYIRHGTTTLFAALDAASGKLISAHHRRHRSVEFRKFLNQIDRETPPGLDVHLIVDNYGTHKAPIVKDWLLAHPRFHLHFIPTYSSWLNLVERFFAEITRRMIRRGSYTSVSDLEHALQGWIDTWNENPRPFVWTKTAEEIFETIAAYLHRINDSEH
- a CDS encoding LysE/ArgO family amino acid transporter; the encoded protein is MNDTLVPALLGLGTGLALIVAIGSQNAFLLRLGIDGRPRTVLAVVLICALSDAVLIGAGVLGVGAVIEAAPAAVTVVRFLGAGFLIVYGLFAARRALRPGSMTVDGGAQGIGTRAAVVTAVALTWLNPHVYLDTVVFLGSVANQQDGDARWWWVRGAVTASFLWFFALGFGARLLRPLFARPRAWRILDAFIAAVMLSLGVRLALGH